One Rhodothermus bifroesti DNA window includes the following coding sequences:
- the gltB gene encoding glutamate synthase large subunit encodes MQQPSYDACFSQPEGWPAERDACGVGIICTLHDPPSHQIVRYGLEVLLRLSHRGACGCDERTGDGAGILVQLPDAFLREVARDEGICLPDPGVYGVGMIFLPREAAMRQQCQEQFEALIQAEGQRVLGWRRVPTQSEVLGVSAAAAEPSIWQVFVQAAPGLDAEAFERKLFVIKRMARHVIPNRAFYVVSLSARTLVYKGMLTPAQLGAYYPDLNDPRFASRLALVHSRFSTNTWPRWPLAQPFHLLAHNGEINTLRGNINALRAREALLRSNLLGEDLKKILPLLDETGSDSQMLDAMIELLYRAGRSLPHAILMTIPEAWAGDAYMDEARRAFYAYHACLMEPWDGPAAVCFTDGRYAGAVLDRNGLRPARYTITRDGLVVLASEVGVLDLSPECVVEKGRLQPGRMFLVDLEEGRLVRDEEIKATLSRRQPYQLWLKTHLRTEADLPAAQPLTRPLEPETLRRQQRLFGYSLEELRLMLAPMAQKKDDPVGSMGDDTPLAVLSDFPRLVYDYFKQLFAQVTNPPIDAIREELVTSLHTYLGGEYNLLEETPQQAHRLRLEQPILTPEKLARIKALSEENLRVQTLTTLFDVSQGGNGLRQALEELCQQAAEAVAQGATILVLSDQEAGPKQAPIPAALAVGAVHHHLIRTGLRARCSLIVDSGEPRQVHHMCVLLGYGADAICPYLALETIADLVHIGEITGLHAREAQQRYLKALSKGILKVMSKMGISVLQSYRGAQIFEIVGLGAEVVERCFAGTVSRLGGVDFDVLAEEVRLRYAQAYPPSAIEVPADALDRGGFYQWRRGGEHHRYNPLTVAKLQHAVRERDPKDYEEFARLINEENQHLCKLRGLLDFIPAEQPLPLEEVEPWTSIVRRFKTGAMSFGSISQEVHETLAEAMNRLGGKSNTGEGGEDPERYARNNPRRSAIKQVASGRFGVTIGYLASADEIQIKMAQGAKPGEGGQLPGEKVYPWIARVRHSTPWVGLISPPPHHDIYSIEDLAQLIYDLKQANPTARISVKLVAEAGVGTIAAGVAKGGADVILISGHDGGTGASPITSILHAGLPWELGLTETHQALVANGLRQRVVVEVDGQLQTGRDVAIAALLGAQEFGFATAPLVALGCIRMRKCHLNTCPVGIATQDPELRKKFTGQPEHLINYFYFVAEELRQIMAMLGFRTVEEMVGRVDRLRVRTTEHWKARHLDLRPLIQKVETPEILRPFSQQAPHRNGMPTLDQRLLPALEPALAHRKPVRLRTTIRNTDRTVGARISYEITTRYGEAGLPEDTIWIDCEGSAGQSFGAFLAPGVTLRVAGEANDYFGKGLSGGKLIIHPPQTAAYPAESNIIIGNVALYGATSGEAYIRGRAGERFAVRNSGACAVVEGVGDHGCEYMTGGRVVVLGPTGRNFAAGMSGGIAYVLDADGLFARRYCNLEMVELMPVVEEADVAELRALIERHYYYTGSPVARWVLEDWPSVLTRFVKVFPIDYRKALERLAQEQEAELVRQQLAA; translated from the coding sequence ATGCAACAGCCAAGTTACGACGCGTGTTTTTCTCAGCCTGAAGGTTGGCCAGCTGAGCGGGATGCCTGTGGGGTGGGGATTATTTGCACGCTACATGACCCCCCATCTCACCAGATTGTGCGTTATGGCCTTGAAGTTTTGTTGCGCTTAAGTCATCGTGGCGCCTGCGGCTGCGACGAGCGCACAGGTGATGGTGCGGGCATTCTGGTGCAACTCCCTGATGCTTTTTTGCGGGAAGTCGCTCGCGACGAGGGTATTTGCTTGCCCGATCCTGGCGTTTACGGGGTGGGCATGATTTTCCTGCCGCGCGAGGCGGCTATGCGGCAGCAGTGCCAGGAGCAATTTGAGGCCCTGATTCAAGCAGAGGGACAACGGGTACTGGGTTGGCGGCGTGTGCCGACACAATCGGAGGTACTGGGTGTCTCGGCTGCTGCTGCCGAACCGAGCATTTGGCAGGTTTTTGTGCAGGCCGCCCCAGGCTTGGATGCCGAGGCCTTCGAGCGGAAGCTTTTTGTGATCAAACGTATGGCCCGGCATGTGATTCCAAACCGAGCGTTTTATGTAGTCAGCCTCTCGGCACGCACCCTGGTCTACAAGGGCATGCTGACCCCGGCGCAGCTAGGGGCTTATTATCCTGACCTCAACGATCCCCGTTTTGCCAGCCGGCTGGCGCTCGTGCATTCGCGCTTTAGCACCAACACCTGGCCACGCTGGCCATTGGCGCAACCTTTCCATTTGCTGGCCCATAACGGTGAAATCAACACGCTCCGAGGCAACATCAATGCGCTGCGTGCCCGGGAAGCTTTGTTGCGTTCCAACCTCTTAGGGGAGGACCTTAAAAAGATCCTGCCGCTTTTGGATGAAACAGGCAGCGACTCTCAGATGCTCGATGCCATGATCGAGCTGCTTTACCGGGCTGGGCGTTCGTTGCCTCATGCCATCTTGATGACCATCCCCGAAGCTTGGGCTGGCGATGCGTACATGGACGAAGCGCGCAGGGCTTTTTATGCCTATCATGCCTGTTTGATGGAGCCCTGGGATGGCCCTGCGGCGGTATGTTTTACCGACGGCCGCTACGCTGGTGCTGTGCTTGATCGCAACGGCCTCCGTCCAGCCCGCTACACCATTACGCGTGATGGCCTGGTGGTTTTGGCCTCTGAAGTAGGGGTGCTCGATTTGTCCCCAGAATGTGTGGTCGAAAAAGGACGCTTGCAGCCTGGCCGCATGTTCTTGGTCGACCTTGAAGAAGGTCGCCTGGTGCGTGATGAGGAAATCAAAGCTACGCTGAGCCGACGGCAACCCTACCAGCTTTGGCTAAAAACGCACCTGCGTACCGAAGCCGATTTGCCAGCTGCTCAGCCCCTTACGCGCCCGCTTGAGCCAGAGACGCTACGCCGGCAGCAGCGCCTCTTTGGCTACTCGCTTGAAGAGCTGCGTTTGATGCTGGCCCCTATGGCCCAGAAAAAAGACGATCCGGTTGGCTCTATGGGCGACGACACGCCGCTAGCGGTGCTGTCGGACTTTCCGCGATTGGTCTACGATTACTTTAAGCAACTGTTTGCTCAGGTGACCAACCCGCCCATTGATGCCATCCGGGAAGAACTGGTCACCTCGCTGCACACTTACCTAGGCGGTGAATACAATTTGCTGGAGGAAACCCCCCAGCAGGCCCATCGCCTGCGGCTAGAACAGCCCATCTTGACGCCGGAGAAGCTGGCCCGCATTAAAGCCTTAAGTGAGGAAAATCTGCGGGTGCAAACGCTCACGACGCTTTTCGATGTGTCGCAAGGGGGCAACGGGCTTCGGCAGGCTTTAGAGGAGCTGTGCCAACAGGCCGCCGAAGCAGTGGCGCAAGGAGCCACCATTTTGGTGCTTTCAGACCAGGAGGCTGGCCCAAAGCAAGCGCCAATTCCGGCTGCCCTGGCGGTAGGCGCTGTGCACCATCATCTGATTCGTACCGGTTTGCGCGCGCGCTGCAGCCTGATTGTGGACAGTGGCGAACCGCGCCAAGTGCACCACATGTGCGTGCTTTTGGGCTACGGCGCCGACGCCATTTGCCCCTACCTGGCCTTAGAGACAATCGCAGACCTTGTGCATATCGGAGAAATTACCGGCTTGCATGCCCGCGAGGCTCAGCAGCGCTACCTGAAAGCCCTCAGCAAAGGCATCCTTAAGGTGATGTCGAAGATGGGGATCTCTGTGCTTCAAAGCTATCGAGGTGCCCAGATCTTTGAGATTGTGGGCTTAGGGGCTGAAGTGGTTGAACGCTGCTTTGCTGGGACTGTCTCGCGCCTGGGAGGTGTGGATTTTGACGTGTTGGCTGAAGAAGTACGTTTGCGCTACGCGCAGGCTTATCCGCCTAGTGCCATCGAAGTACCTGCCGATGCGCTTGATCGCGGCGGCTTTTATCAATGGCGGCGCGGCGGCGAGCATCATCGCTACAACCCGCTCACAGTTGCTAAACTGCAACACGCCGTTCGCGAACGCGACCCCAAAGACTATGAGGAATTTGCCCGCCTGATCAACGAAGAAAACCAACACCTATGTAAGCTGCGTGGACTGCTGGACTTTATCCCAGCCGAGCAGCCACTCCCCTTGGAAGAGGTTGAGCCCTGGACGTCTATCGTGCGGCGCTTTAAGACCGGCGCTATGTCGTTTGGCTCCATCAGCCAAGAAGTGCACGAGACGCTGGCCGAAGCCATGAACCGCTTGGGCGGCAAAAGCAACACCGGAGAAGGCGGGGAAGACCCCGAACGCTACGCTCGGAATAACCCGCGCCGCAGTGCGATTAAGCAAGTAGCCTCGGGACGATTTGGCGTAACCATTGGCTATCTGGCCAGCGCTGATGAAATCCAGATCAAAATGGCTCAGGGCGCCAAGCCCGGAGAAGGGGGGCAGCTCCCGGGCGAAAAAGTCTATCCCTGGATTGCCCGCGTGCGTCACTCTACGCCCTGGGTAGGGCTTATTTCGCCACCACCCCACCACGACATTTATTCGATCGAAGACCTAGCCCAGCTCATTTATGACCTAAAGCAGGCCAACCCAACGGCGCGCATTAGCGTCAAGCTGGTGGCTGAAGCTGGCGTGGGTACCATTGCAGCTGGCGTAGCCAAAGGCGGGGCCGATGTGATCCTCATTAGTGGCCATGATGGAGGCACAGGGGCTTCGCCAATTACCTCTATCCTACATGCTGGTCTGCCATGGGAATTGGGGTTAACAGAGACGCACCAGGCCCTGGTAGCCAATGGGCTTCGACAACGTGTTGTCGTTGAGGTAGATGGGCAGCTGCAGACCGGGCGCGATGTGGCTATTGCCGCCTTACTAGGAGCACAGGAGTTTGGCTTTGCTACAGCTCCTTTGGTGGCTTTAGGGTGCATTCGCATGCGCAAGTGTCACCTGAACACATGTCCTGTAGGCATTGCTACGCAGGACCCCGAGCTCCGCAAAAAGTTTACAGGACAGCCCGAGCACCTGATCAACTACTTCTATTTTGTGGCGGAAGAGCTGCGCCAGATCATGGCTATGCTGGGCTTCCGCACCGTTGAAGAAATGGTGGGACGCGTGGATCGACTGCGGGTGCGCACTACAGAACATTGGAAGGCGCGGCATTTGGACCTAAGACCACTGATCCAAAAGGTCGAGACCCCGGAAATCTTGCGGCCCTTTAGCCAGCAAGCGCCCCACCGCAATGGGATGCCAACGCTTGACCAGCGGCTGTTGCCTGCACTGGAACCCGCACTGGCACACCGCAAGCCTGTCCGGCTGCGCACTACGATCCGTAATACCGACCGAACGGTTGGCGCGCGCATTAGCTATGAAATCACCACGCGCTACGGCGAGGCCGGGCTGCCGGAAGACACGATATGGATCGACTGCGAAGGCTCAGCTGGGCAGAGCTTCGGGGCATTTCTTGCGCCAGGTGTAACGCTGCGTGTCGCTGGAGAAGCCAACGACTACTTTGGCAAAGGGCTCTCTGGAGGCAAGCTCATCATCCATCCGCCTCAAACGGCTGCCTATCCGGCCGAGTCGAACATCATTATTGGCAACGTGGCGCTCTACGGTGCCACCTCGGGCGAGGCCTACATCCGTGGCCGTGCGGGCGAACGGTTTGCCGTGCGTAACAGCGGTGCATGTGCAGTGGTCGAAGGCGTCGGCGATCACGGCTGCGAATACATGACAGGTGGCCGGGTTGTTGTGCTAGGACCAACAGGACGCAACTTCGCCGCTGGGATGAGCGGTGGCATTGCTTACGTGCTCGATGCCGATGGCCTATTTGCCAGGCGCTACTGTAACCTTGAGATGGTGGAGCTCATGCCCGTGGTTGAAGAAGCGGACGTTGCCGAGCTGCGTGCGCTGATCGAGCGGCATTATTACTACACCGGCAGTCCTGTAGCACGCTGGGTGCTTGAAGACTGGCCTAGTGTGCTAACCCGCTTCGTTAAGGTCTTCCCTATCGACTACCGCAAAGCGCTCGAACGGCTTGCTCAAGAACAAGAAGCAGAACTGGTACGTCAGCAACTGGCCGCTTAA